The proteins below are encoded in one region of Scomber japonicus isolate fScoJap1 chromosome 24, fScoJap1.pri, whole genome shotgun sequence:
- the LOC128354471 gene encoding gamma-glutamylaminecyclotransferase-like, producing the protein MANVFVYGTLKKGQPNYYRMFDSANGKTEFLASAYTIQKYPLVIATENNIPFLLNIPGQGHQIQGEIYKVDEQMLKFLDDFEGIPTMYQRTLIKMEVKEWVGPTEDEEKPSPGSITEAFVYSTTTYKPEWISLPSYESYDSYGDHGLEYVTREARD; encoded by the coding sequence ATGGCTAACGTCTTCGTCTATGGCACCCTGAAAAAGGGGCAGCCCAACTACTATCGTATGTTTGACAGCGCCAATGGAAAGACGGAGTTCCTCGCCTCAGCCTACACCATTCAGAAATACCCGTTGGTGATCGCCACTGAGAACAACATCCCTTTCCTCCTCAACATCCCCGGCCAGGGTCACCAAATCCAAGGTGAGATCTATAAAGTGGATGAGCAGATGCTGAAATTCCTGGATGATTTTGAGGGCATTCCCACCATGTACCAGCGGACTCTGATCAAAATGGAGGTGAAGGAATGGGTGGGACCAACAGAGGACGAGGAGAAGCCGTCACCTGGAAGCATCACAGAGGCTTTTGTGTACAGCACAACAACGTACAAGCCAGAGTGGATCTCGCTGCCCAGCTACGAGAGCTACGACTCATATGGGGATCACGGGCTCGAGTACGTCACCAGAGAAGCACGAGACTGA